CAAGGAGCTCTCTGTAGTTGTTACTGTGCATGGTAAGAACCATACAGAGAAATTTTAACTTCCCACATATGGCATCCACACCTCGCCAGTGACTGTGGTATCCCTACCATGTGTCTCAAATATGACAGGTGTTGTGTAAGACACCTAAAACAGGATCACTGTCATCACAAAACTCGGTCTAGAGGGCAGACAAGTGGCACCATGCTGGTGCTCCACAGTCAGTGGATATGAGAGGAAGCCCCAACTGCATGACTCAACAAGGATCTATATCAGGGTCATAACTGCGTGTTccatggaaagacagagaggatGTGATATGCGGTGAAGtgaaagaaacaccagaaaggcTATCACATTCGGTGGATCTTCACCAGCCAAGAAGCATTTAGGTTCTGagaattaacactttaaaaaattatttatttaagaaaaaatgttattgaagtgtggttgacttacaatgttattttcaggtgtacagcaaagtgattcaattatacatatacatacatacatattttatcctttcagattcttttttaacttttttgatggagggaggtaattaggtttatttattatttatttattcttagaggaggcactggggattgaacccaggactttatgcatgctaagcatgtgctctaccacttgagctataccctcccccttagattcttttccattatatgttgttacaagaaattgaatatagttccctgtgatatacagtaagtccttgttgtttattttatatatagtaatgtgtgagTAACACTTTAATTTATCCACTGATAAAGTGTGGAAAGTGCTAATAACTTGTGTTTTAACTTCTTGGTCTTCTGTGACTTGCGTATTTCACTACGTCCTCAAAGTTCACCCATATTGTACCCTATGTcagaatttcttcatttttaaggctgaataattttccattgtgtatatacacgtCATTTTGTTTAGCCATTCATGCCATTAATGGACACAGGTTGATCCCATCTTTGGGTACTGTTAATAATGCCGCTATAAATATGAGTGTAATTTCTGATATTCATGAGTATTTCTAAtcttacattctttttcttttccagtcacCATcgcatgttatttttttttttttaattactatctGGGGAGTACTGGGCCTTAAAATGCTCCCCAAGTTTCTGAACATAACTaacgttttttgtttttgtttttgaacaaGCTAGCTCCTGCAACTACTTAAACTTGTAGTTCGCTAAGTTTCAGCTACAAGCATATTTCACTACTATAATTTTGACCCCTTTTCCCTCTAACACCGCATTCTACAACTGGAATAAATATTCACTAACCAATATTACCCAGGTAAACAAAAAACTTTTCTAGCCCAAATCACATGACACAACACATCACAGTGAGACAAACGACTTCACAAAACAGAAcactaaaaacaaagtaaaaacctATTGTTGCTTGCTTATCTCATAACGCTGCCAAAAAAAACGGTCTAACAGGACACAAACACAGATAAAGGTCAAACGTATGCACAACGTTAACAActaagactaaaaaaaaaaatagaagacttACATCAGTTATACCTCTGACAAGACCTCAACATCTACTTTTATCAAAACAAAATTAACAGGGGAAAGCGCGAACGCAGTCCCCCACTACCACAAATTATGCAGTCGAGTttcccacatttggggaaatcGCAGGGGTCAGCACATCCGGAGTGCAATGGATAAGCCTCGCCCTGGGAAAACCACCTTCGTGATCATGGTATCTCCCCTGCCAGGTAAGTATGAGCTCACAACGCTGCCTCCAACCTCACCCTCACATTCCAAACACTTCAAACATACGGTCATGCACTGCACGCACGCTCCAGACCGTCACTGACGAAACAAACACTTCTACAAACTGTAAAAGACGGACAATCAGATTTTTGTAGATCTGGACACTGCAGAAAATAACTAGTATCTGCACAGTGTGAACAAGACCAGCAGACACTGCGGTCATTTACATACTCCAAGTATCTTTCAGTGACGTCATTCCACAGCGCCCGACAAACACATCTCCggcttttgttgatgtggtaggCTGAATACTCACCCACGGAAAATGTCTGCGTCCTAATCCCCGGAACCTGTGTATGTTACCTCACTGTAGCAAGACTACGTGATTAAGGCTTTGAGATGGAGGTGGGTAAAGGTCTGAAACATCCAGGTGCACCTACTGTGATCACAGGGCCCTTAtaggaggaggcaggcaggccTGAGACGTTTATCCATTTAACATTTCTTCATGCTGTATTTTGGGGAAGAGAGAGATACTtcgctttttatttatttgaatggagacagtggggattgaaccgaggatcttgcgcatgctaagcacaagctctaccactgacctatccCTTCTGGACCCCCAACAGGTTTAAGTCTAAGGACAGGAGAGAAGTCAGCAAACAGGAAATGCTACATTGTCAGCTTTGAAAATGAACGAACAGATTACAAAAAACGTTTTTGTACAGACAGCCTTCAAAAAGCAGAAAAGGTCAAAAAACATACTCTCTCCAACATCTAGAGCAAAGAAATAAACTTAAGTCACTACTGCTTACAGTATAACTCACTACAACAGTAACAAgacctttagaaaataaaaaagccgATCTTCTGAGAAAAAACACGACTTacttcatacaaaaaaaaaaaaaagctagcgtGAAGCCCAAGACAAACTAGATACCACAAACAAGCTCTAAGATACAAggttgaaaaacagaaacaaacataaaaaactTCATCTTTCAGTCAGACACACGTATACCAGGGGAGAGCGCGAACGCAGTCCCCCACTACCACAAATTATGCAGTCGAGTttcccacatttggggaaatcGCAGGGGTCAGCACATCCGGAGTGCAATGGATAAGCCTCGCCCTGGGAAAACCACCTTCGTGATCATGGTATCTCCCCTGCCAGGTAAGTATGAATTGCTCTTCTCGCCTGGCACTGCACCCTCGCCCTCAGCACACTGTATAGTTATGGTCAATTATATTCCACGTCCTTAGGCCTTTGTTTAGAAAATTCAGGGTTATTCATGACACTGATGAGGATCCAGCCTTTTGAACATTCAGGAGAAATTGTCCCATTAAGAATGAATTCCATCCGACAGGCACCGCACTCCTCATCTACATATGCCGTCCTTTTATCATTTGTCACGTGATGTCACCACTTTTGGAAAAACTGTAAGTTCTCTCTAGCTATGCCTCTCAACAACCAAAAAGACAGTTATCGACAAGTGTAGGTGGGAAGGTTTGTAAATTCCTTGCCATAGATTTCTTCAGAGTCCGCATACTGCGCTGCAGGGCGGGGCAGGGCAGTTGGGGTCGGGGGTAGAGGCTGTCGCGCGAGGTGGGGTGAGGGGGGGTTGGGCTGCACAACACAGTTATTCAGGTCTGAATCGCTCTGGGATGTTTTTATATTAGGTCGAACAAAGAGACAATTGTGGAAGAGTGActaatatatatggggaggctaAAAGAAGATACTCATTTGGACAAGACCTGTTTGCACAGAAATATCCAGGTTTTGTCTCCCTTTCTCTGGTAATGTTTCTTTCCACTGGGTTAGGAAAGACATATTTCACTTGGGAGCTTTATCTCCTGCTttcaggaagagaaagggaggTCAGATCGCTCTTCTTACCTATGTCGTTTTTCAAGTGCTTTTAGCTCAAAATAACCCTTATGCCaaagtgagacaggatggaagggggcagggcacagacactcaaggaatgacagcaatttaacaccaaaatggtgaaagattcacctcctagttggtcttaaggattaagaggtttgacttctagtagaccttgagcttcataaTATGCCTGTTGTAACAgcgtgataaataacatgcctgcaggcgccatgacagctccaaggctaaccgcaaaaggccaaagaatgggtgatggcccagttcctagtaatctcagccccttccccagggcagttggaatggtcccacctgtaggccTAGAAGCTACTAAGACCATCCTTTTTCACTCCGTGCTCTTTGGAGAAGGCCTgcactctgtggagtgtgtacctacttctactTTAACCtaagcacccaattcccacacctttctttgcttttctcttgccttacactctatgcagtatatatctctctaaataaatctacctttactcaactgtggcttgcacttgaattctttcctgcacgaagccaacgacccacacttggcggggcatgtcccaggggctcaaccgagacctgggacatgccctcctcatgccccacatctgttttcctgcatcaaaagtggcacattttggggtggcatatttGGCAAACCTTTGGTAGTTATTTCCTCCTTAGTTCACATGGCTTTGTCTTTTTTGAGGATATTTTAAATTACTACAAGTGATAAATTTCCCTTGTAGATAATTAGGAGAACACAGAAAAGTggtttttttccaaaattaaaattaaccaCAATCCCACTACAAAATCACCACTGTTAACACTTTAATATTATGTATGATAACTCCAGTtctttacacatatatattcttaaatAGAATTATACTTCACATGATGTTTTGTAACACTTTACATTCATTTTGTTATATATTGCCATAGATAACTTATATGATCAATATTCTATGCTTCcagtttattgttattttctatttaactGCAGTGAACAGCCTTGTAGGTATATCTTTGTGAATTAATGATTTCTTAGGGTAACTTCcagtatttttctgttattttaatattttagtcaTCTTAAGAAATGCCTCAGATTATTTGAGGGAGGAGAGGTGACATAcggtatttttaaactttaaaagttacttttccctgattcctttcatttttcaaaattcagatcTAATTTCAGGGTTCACAGTTAATTATAAAAAGAACTCCAAGTTTGTTAAGAATGAGAGGAGAACCTAAACTGCATAACAATGCGtgcaaaaaaaaagcatataaacGAAATATGTACTATGATTAAAActatttctaaaagtgcaaagttTAAGACACTTAAAGGAAATAGATCAAAATGCAACGTAACATAATTATGTTAGTGTCAATACCGAAATATTTACTAATGTATTATCCCCTACATATTCTGTGACATGATTgaaataatacttataatatttttaaaaatttaaccctAATTATGTACATTTAGTGACACATAAGGTTATACATTTTGAGCTAGAAATTTCATTTACTAACCTATTGCAAGTAATTCTACAGGAAGACAATGCCCTATGcacaagggtgttcatcacagaattacaaaaaaaaaaaaaaatcacccaaaaCCCGTAGAATCAAAGCAATAGAGAAATGGAGTATTAAGCAAACATAATAGTAATATAACAACAATTAACAAcatgaaaaacattttcatcatataAAGTTAAGAGGAAAAAAGGGTATGAAATGATATGTATACCATGAGTGCAATTTTGTGAAAAAGTGTATCCTTAAGGAAAGTTACTGGAAGCAAATGCATTGAAATGATATCAGTGTTCCTGGTTGTGAGATACAGGTTACGGACTTTCAAGAATTTGTTAATGAAAGTAATAATTGTTCTTGAAAGTCTAATAACTTTTTTAGACtgtttttttcttcatgaaaagGAGACCAAACCCTGGTGGAGCCATCACAAGAAGTATCTGGCACAATATTTAGTTTTGAACACAGGCTTTAGAATCAGACAGACTTATGTTCAAATTTtgattttatcatattttagataTCTGTGCTTGTTCCTTTAAGAACAATGATAATTATCAGCAATAATCATAGTcaatatatattcatacacatacatacatatattcaaacACATAGAATAAAACAACTCAGTGATCAACTAACTCAAAGACCCCTGTtggctgaaataaaatcacacaatgtaAGAGtggtgggttaagttttatttgaggcaaaatgaggactatatcctaggagacagcatcccagaaagttctgagaaactgttccaaagaggcaggggaaaCTCAGTATTATATTTGATTTCAGTAAAAGGGGgacatgcagtcaagcacactTATAGGCAGAGGCTcgctgctagtcacaaggagcagatgtcacagttaatgattttagtgcttgtCTAGATAAAAGGAGACGCAAGAATTGGaggtcataaaatcttctcctgaaaatatctaactatctagaggcctgttcagccagtttcCCCAGAGCACTGAgtacctcattccttttttttttaattgtataaaacatttaatttattgGTCTATTTGGGGAATTTACTGCATCACTGGTGTATTACAGCTAAGCCATTAATCTTGTAGCTTCAACATTAACTGGTTTGTCTTCATGACATTGCTCAGGAATCAGCTGTTTCTGCAGAGGTTCAAGGGAAAGGCCTTTTGAGAAATGTGCAAGTTCCTTTTGTATATCTATAAAGGGTTTATTCACTCTGTTCACTTTTTCATCATTCACAATTTTTACCTTCTTAAGATTAGTGGTaactggttttgcttttttttttttaaccttaaagcTTTTTTGGCTGGCTATGTGGAATACATTCCTGgacttctgccctctttgttctTGGCCATTGTCTCGGATATCCTCGTGCGGCTGCTCACGCTCCAGGTGACGCCATCTGCACGCTCAGAttacctcattcctgatctccatcctgaactccttccagggagtgttggaggtcagcggtTGCAGCAGCtcgtgatttaatccaagcagagttagAGGGCAAGTGCCAACATGATccaatccttgtagaggcaggtGGCAAGTGCCAGTTTTTAGTTAGCACCCCAAATAAGCCAAGGCAGAGAGGCCTAGCCCTTCCCTCAATACAGTAAGTATCATAACAGTTCCCACATATCTGGGGAGGGGCGGCACTGGCACACCCACCTCTGAGATTATGGACCCTGCCAACTAAGACGTCCTGTCCCAACAGACATGCCCCTCAGTCTGTGAGTCTCACCTTATCTATGAACTTCCACCCATACCTTAGCCTCATGGGGGGCCAAGGAAAGGTTGATGTTGAAAAATATAATGAAGACGGCAGTAACTTTTAAAAGCTGACTTTTGTTATATAAATTCATAGAGTAGGTGTGACTGTCAAGAAGTCCATAGCACTGATACAACTAAATCTAAATGTCTTACCAGGAAAGCACGAGCAACTCTACAGACACTACACAAACACCCTGGGTTGCAGAGCCAAACTCATTCACCTCTGACAAACACCAGCCGGCCCTGGCTCTGCATTTCCCACCCTCAGGGCTCTGCAGTATAAACCAGTCTCTCTACTTAGACATTTGCTAGATACTCTCATCCACAAAGTGTGATCCAGCCCATCTCATCTCAGTTATACAATATGATTTCATTATTGAACTACCCTCCTAATTTCATTTCAGGAGATTTGCTGTTTTCATGGTATCCATGAATGCCAGGCTGGCCAGAGCTCTGAATCCTCTAAGGATTATTTGTGTCCCCCATAGACATGATTTCACAGATAttcataggcttttttttttttttttactatgctGAGGGAACTCTTACTGATGACCACGTTGCCTACTCCAGTACTTTTACCATTCACAAAGTATCCTTGAGTTTCTTTGAGTGCTGCTAATgatgaaacaaaaacaacaaaaactggtTCTCAAGTCATTACTCATATGTATGTAGTAATGTACAGTCACTTAAACTCTTTAGGTGCCACCAACTAGCCTAGGCACTGGAGATACTAAGAGTAACAATGCAGAGATAGATTCTGCCTGCAATAAATAAGATCACAATCTGTAGGGGAAACAGATCTGCCACAACTATAAGAGTAATGACCACTAATAAAAGGGTTAAGGATCACATTATGACTTTGAAAGATCCTATATGCTTTTGCCTTTGTGGACCCTcctttatgaaaaatatataaaaagatgacATCATTATATGTAACATTTTCTTCTACCTAAAAATTCACCTTTTTTtcttctgactttaaaaaaatttccttatgCACAATGCCTACAGAACCTAATTTTTTAAGTGCATTCAGGGTTCAGCGGGAAACCAGGCAGCTTCACAAGACAAGAGCATGCATTTTCAAAATTGATGAGAGAAAGCAGGCCattccaggaagagagaacatGTTAACGGAAATAACTCAGTAAAGACCCcctgaaaaattacaaaataaaagaaagtgacCAAGTAATTAAAAGTGTTTCAGTAGccacagagaaaagaataaaaagaaacagcCACATGTAACCTGAGTATTACCTTACCTATCACACACTACAGAAATAGTGTTACTCAAAAATATGACCAGCGAATACACGATAGCATACCTTCAACTACACGATTAAAATACTGAAGTCCTTAAATAAACCCTCAATCACACTACTGAAGCAGATACAAAACCTTCAGAAACAACACACTTAAAATCTCTACTATCTGTTATTaggaacacaggaaaaaaaaatcaggggagaGCGCGAACGCAGTCCCCCACTACCACAAATTATGCAGTCGAGTttcccacatttggggaaatcGCAGGGGTCAGCACATCCGGAGTGCAATAGATAAGCCTCGTCCTGGGAAAACCACCTTCGTGATCATGCTATCTCCCCTGCCAGGTAAGTATGAGCTCACAACGCTGCCTCCAACCTCACCCTCACATTCCAAACACTTCAAACATACGGTCATGCACTGCAC
This portion of the Vicugna pacos chromosome 16, VicPac4, whole genome shotgun sequence genome encodes:
- the LOC140686324 gene encoding ribosomal biogenesis factor-like — encoded protein: MTAVSAGLVHTVQILVIFCSVQIYKNLIVRLLQFVEVFVSSVTVWSVRAVHDRMFEVFGIWRHLEREQPHEDIRDNGQEQRGQKSRNVFHIASQKSFKVKKKKAKPVTTNLKKVKIVNDEKVNRVNKPFIDIQKELAHFSKGLSLEPLQKQLIPEQCHEDKPVNVEATRLMA